Proteins encoded within one genomic window of Schaalia sp. HMT-172:
- a CDS encoding ABC transporter substrate-binding protein: protein MRPTNSKFLALGATASAFALLAGACASGGGSASGSGGDQVHQMYTWVSTENDRAQWQSFVDAAKEANPDFTLTFDGPSFNDYWTKVKTRMVAGDAPCILTTQAARAQELSGLLEPLDSYMEKAGIKASDYNAAMMQGMTVDGHVLALPYDAEPDVLYYNRELFEKAGLAAPTTSYTTAQFLSDAKALTGDGQYGVAVKPLLLGNAPGDFGISFGGQVSQDGKNTLTDPKFVEGVQFAFDLVHKEQVAVAPNAADNDGPAQTAFTSGTAAMIIDGPWMYGAFDKELGDKLGVAVIPTPSGQPRAVIQGSGFGISKSCPDKQAAFDVLKQLVTPEVIGSVADKQGTVPSVESAMDKWAANKPADSAEVVKILLENGTPLVTTTTWNQINTSFQQYSPEGFRGTKTAQDILSDLQNSAG, encoded by the coding sequence ATGCGCCCCACTAACTCCAAGTTCCTCGCACTCGGTGCCACGGCCTCGGCGTTCGCGCTCCTCGCTGGTGCCTGCGCCTCGGGAGGCGGATCGGCCAGCGGATCCGGTGGCGACCAGGTCCACCAGATGTACACCTGGGTCTCGACGGAAAACGACCGTGCTCAGTGGCAGTCCTTCGTGGATGCGGCCAAGGAGGCGAATCCGGACTTCACGCTGACCTTCGACGGTCCCTCCTTCAACGACTACTGGACCAAGGTCAAGACTCGGATGGTCGCTGGTGACGCGCCCTGCATCCTGACCACGCAGGCTGCACGCGCGCAGGAGCTGTCCGGCCTCCTCGAGCCCCTCGACTCCTATATGGAGAAAGCCGGCATCAAGGCCTCCGACTACAACGCCGCGATGATGCAGGGCATGACGGTCGACGGTCACGTCCTGGCGCTGCCCTACGACGCCGAGCCCGACGTCTTGTACTACAACCGCGAGCTCTTCGAGAAGGCCGGCCTCGCCGCGCCGACGACCTCGTACACGACCGCGCAGTTCCTCTCCGACGCGAAGGCCCTCACCGGTGACGGACAGTACGGCGTGGCCGTCAAGCCGCTGCTCCTGGGCAACGCGCCCGGCGACTTTGGTATCTCCTTCGGCGGCCAGGTCTCCCAGGATGGTAAGAACACGCTGACGGATCCCAAGTTCGTGGAGGGTGTGCAGTTCGCATTCGACCTGGTGCACAAGGAGCAGGTCGCGGTCGCCCCGAACGCCGCCGATAACGATGGCCCCGCCCAGACCGCCTTCACCTCGGGAACCGCCGCGATGATCATCGACGGCCCGTGGATGTACGGCGCCTTCGACAAAGAGCTCGGCGACAAGCTCGGCGTTGCCGTCATTCCGACGCCGTCGGGCCAGCCCCGCGCGGTCATCCAGGGCTCCGGCTTCGGCATCTCGAAGTCCTGCCCCGACAAGCAGGCCGCCTTCGACGTTCTCAAGCAGCTGGTCACCCCCGAGGTCATTGGCTCGGTGGCAGACAAGCAGGGGACCGTCCCCTCGGTCGAGTCCGCGATGGACAAGTGGGCCGCGAACAAGCCCGCTGACAGCGCCGAGGTGGTGAAGATTCTCCTCGAGAACGGCACCCCGCTCGTGACGACCACGACGTGGAACCAGATCAACACGTCCTTCCAGCAGTACTCGCCCGAGGGCTTCCGCGGCACCAAGACCGCGCAGGATATCCTCTCCGATCTGCAGAACTCCGCCGGCTGA
- a CDS encoding carbohydrate ABC transporter permease, producing the protein MSTDTVTPGREAPAGAADTGEAKASKRAKKARDAGKRGDGVRALVYLAPGMTGFLLFIVLPLIASLVISFFDWSLFGGGRFVGIDNYKRMLSGADPAFWTVMRNTVVFAACYTALNLVISIGLSYWLQRVPEWLSRILRVIFFIPVVTPMVGNALIWRLLLSDHGVVNSALGVFGIEHIPFLNKPVLAMGSLLVMSLWQGLGYNIVVLTAGLNGLNTSVLEAATIDGCNGVQRFFKVVFPMISPTVFFCTVMTIIGAFKVFAQPYFLTLGGPGESTNTIVLSLYRNGFSFDKLGYASSMAWVLFVIVMTVTALQFAGQKKWVNYDA; encoded by the coding sequence ATGAGCACTGACACTGTGACACCCGGCCGCGAGGCGCCAGCGGGCGCGGCGGATACGGGTGAGGCGAAGGCCTCGAAGCGCGCGAAGAAGGCGCGCGACGCGGGTAAGCGCGGCGACGGCGTGCGCGCCCTCGTCTACCTGGCTCCGGGCATGACCGGCTTCCTGCTGTTCATCGTCCTGCCGCTGATCGCGTCCCTCGTGATCTCTTTCTTCGACTGGTCGCTCTTCGGGGGTGGCCGTTTCGTCGGAATCGACAACTACAAGCGCATGCTCAGCGGAGCGGACCCCGCGTTCTGGACGGTCATGCGTAACACCGTCGTGTTTGCGGCCTGCTACACGGCGCTCAACCTGGTGATCTCGATCGGCCTGAGCTACTGGCTCCAGCGGGTGCCGGAGTGGCTCAGCCGGATCCTGCGCGTCATTTTCTTCATCCCAGTGGTCACCCCGATGGTCGGTAACGCGCTGATCTGGCGCCTCCTGCTCTCCGACCACGGCGTTGTGAACTCCGCGCTGGGTGTCTTCGGGATCGAGCACATCCCGTTCCTGAATAAGCCCGTTCTGGCGATGGGGTCGCTGCTGGTGATGAGCCTGTGGCAGGGCCTCGGCTACAACATCGTGGTCCTGACGGCGGGGCTCAACGGCCTGAACACCTCAGTGCTCGAGGCCGCCACGATCGACGGCTGCAACGGCGTGCAGCGATTCTTCAAGGTCGTCTTCCCGATGATTTCCCCGACCGTGTTCTTCTGCACGGTCATGACGATCATCGGCGCCTTCAAGGTCTTCGCGCAGCCCTACTTCCTGACGCTGGGCGGCCCGGGAGAGTCGACCAACACGATCGTGTTGTCCCTGTACCGCAACGGCTTTTCTTTCGACAAGCTCGGGTACGCCTCGTCGATGGCGTGGGTTCTCTTCGTGATTGTCATGACGGTGACGGCCCTGCAGTTCGCGGGCCAGAAGAAGTGGGTGAACTACGATGCGTAG
- a CDS encoding carbohydrate ABC transporter permease — protein MRSKKRLSTAISVVLLGIVGVAFLFPFAWMVATSLKPTTEVFTFSPTGSEVAWENYPSALRSIPFGRVVLNSFIVSLSGAALVVVVSVLSAYAFARLRFKGRDHLFMLFLGTLVLPQEVLVIPLYIGMQRMGLVNSYFALIVPFAFGAFGAFLIRQFLLSLPLEFEEAARIDGCSDWQILTKILLPLLKAPITVVGVFAFIDYWSSFLWPLIVVNDSTLATIPLGLQMFSGERGTDWGPLMAAVTMTTIPSILLVVFLQKQLEKGVTLGAFGGR, from the coding sequence ATGCGTAGCAAAAAACGACTGTCGACCGCCATTTCGGTCGTCCTACTGGGGATTGTTGGGGTCGCGTTCCTGTTCCCCTTCGCGTGGATGGTCGCGACCTCCCTGAAGCCCACGACCGAGGTCTTTACCTTCAGCCCGACGGGCAGCGAGGTGGCGTGGGAGAACTATCCTTCCGCGCTGCGCTCGATTCCCTTCGGTCGGGTCGTGCTCAACTCGTTCATCGTGTCGTTGTCCGGCGCGGCCCTCGTGGTCGTCGTGTCGGTTCTGTCGGCATACGCGTTCGCGCGGCTGCGCTTTAAGGGGCGCGATCACCTGTTCATGCTGTTCCTGGGCACGCTCGTCCTGCCCCAGGAGGTCCTCGTGATCCCGCTGTACATCGGCATGCAGCGCATGGGCCTCGTGAACTCGTATTTCGCGCTCATCGTGCCCTTCGCGTTCGGGGCGTTCGGGGCGTTCCTGATCCGGCAGTTCCTGCTGTCCTTGCCCCTCGAGTTCGAGGAGGCGGCGCGCATCGACGGCTGCAGCGACTGGCAGATCCTCACGAAGATCCTCCTGCCCCTCCTGAAGGCTCCGATCACGGTGGTCGGCGTGTTCGCTTTCATCGACTACTGGTCCTCGTTCCTGTGGCCCCTCATCGTGGTCAACGATTCGACGCTGGCGACGATCCCGCTGGGCCTGCAGATGTTCTCGGGTGAGCGCGGCACCGACTGGGGTCCGCTCATGGCGGCGGTCACGATGACGACCATCCCGTCGATTCTGCTGGTCGTGTTCCTGCAAAAGCAGCTGGAAAAGGGCGTCACCCTGGGTGCCTTCGGGGGACGGTGA
- a CDS encoding alpha-L-fucosidase: MSVEHRETLGESARWGALARPTPQWFQDAPLGIFVHWGPYSVPAWAEDHGELGVEDDWEAWFTHNSYAEWYFNTIRIPGSPAARRHKDLYGAAPYDAFLDAWDPDAWDPSEWMRLFRRAGACYAVLTTKHHDGVTLWDAPETGTRNTVRRGPRIDLVAGFADAARAQGLRVGLYYSGGLDWHYRPARPILSEDDCKDLCRPKDADYARYCFVHVRDLIDRYAPDVVWNDIDWPDEGKNFGPFGLGTLFEYFYAARPEGVTNDRYGGVHADYLTSEYQHMGDLETSGKPWENCRGVGLSFGYNRAEGDHQYLSGAGAVRHLVDVVSRGGRLLLNVGPKADGTIPREQRECLEGLGEWNDLYGPELLGVRPVSAESARAVRAVSASGSDEAWVRLLGHSDHVAVVADASVSQVSGLPSGFAYSRSAVLTPGAACSWDGQSLTLQAGEQPPSDARGEALPLVITAPRV; this comes from the coding sequence ATGAGCGTGGAACATCGTGAAACACTCGGCGAGTCCGCCCGCTGGGGGGCGTTGGCTCGCCCGACGCCGCAGTGGTTCCAAGACGCGCCGCTGGGAATCTTCGTCCACTGGGGGCCGTACTCGGTGCCCGCGTGGGCGGAGGATCACGGGGAGCTCGGCGTCGAGGACGACTGGGAGGCATGGTTTACCCATAATTCATACGCGGAGTGGTACTTCAACACGATCCGTATCCCGGGTTCTCCGGCGGCGCGACGCCACAAGGACCTGTATGGGGCTGCCCCCTACGACGCGTTCTTGGACGCGTGGGACCCGGATGCGTGGGACCCATCCGAGTGGATGCGTCTCTTCCGCCGTGCGGGCGCCTGCTACGCGGTGCTGACGACGAAGCACCACGACGGCGTGACGCTGTGGGACGCCCCGGAGACGGGCACGCGCAACACGGTTCGCCGGGGTCCGCGCATCGACCTCGTGGCGGGCTTCGCGGATGCCGCGCGGGCGCAGGGACTGCGCGTTGGCCTGTACTACTCCGGTGGCCTGGACTGGCACTATCGGCCCGCGCGGCCCATCCTGTCCGAGGATGACTGCAAGGACCTGTGCCGGCCGAAGGACGCGGATTACGCGCGTTACTGCTTCGTGCACGTGCGCGACCTGATCGACCGCTACGCCCCCGACGTCGTGTGGAACGACATCGATTGGCCCGACGAGGGGAAGAATTTCGGCCCCTTCGGTCTGGGCACGCTCTTCGAGTACTTCTACGCGGCTCGCCCCGAGGGGGTCACGAATGACCGTTACGGCGGCGTTCACGCGGACTACCTGACCAGCGAGTATCAGCACATGGGGGATTTGGAGACCAGCGGGAAGCCCTGGGAGAATTGCCGAGGCGTGGGCCTGTCTTTCGGGTACAACCGCGCCGAGGGGGACCATCAGTACCTGAGCGGGGCGGGTGCCGTCCGTCACCTGGTGGACGTCGTTTCGCGCGGCGGGCGCCTCCTGCTTAACGTGGGCCCGAAGGCTGACGGGACGATTCCTCGCGAGCAGCGCGAGTGCCTGGAGGGCCTGGGGGAGTGGAACGACCTGTATGGGCCGGAGCTTCTGGGTGTGCGTCCGGTGTCGGCAGAGTCGGCGCGGGCTGTGCGCGCGGTGTCGGCTTCGGGCTCGGACGAGGCCTGGGTGCGTCTCCTGGGGCACAGTGACCATGTGGCCGTGGTGGCGGATGCGTCCGTCTCGCAGGTGTCGGGTCTGCCCAGCGGATTCGCATACTCGCGTTCCGCGGTTCTCACGCCGGGCGCGGCGTGCTCGTGGGATGGGCAGAGTCTAACCCTGCAGGCGGGGGAGCAGCCTCCGAGCGATGCTCGCGGGGAGGCACTTCCGCTGGTTATCACAGCTCCTCGAGTGTGA
- a CDS encoding DUF4268 domain-containing protein yields MVTLSRLEEIRDLRTVWPHEALDFTPWLAQDENMALLSDAIEIDMTVDEIESCVGDFNVDIFASETGTDRTIIIENQLEDTDHDHLGKLITYASGKSADVIVWLVKRAREEHRAAVEWLNNHTDENIGFFLCEIKLFRIGSSDPAVKFEVVERPNDWTKEVKKATSPDEGQQLRYDYWAAFQDYAFQDTRFSRSFHRGKPSKEYWMSFGIDSSQCHIEASQVHKRSELSVELYINQDKDLFRSLYAMRETIEAEAGLSFDWRELPNRKASRIVVHKNVSFDDRAQWTEHFNWMIDTMLAIKTTFKKYL; encoded by the coding sequence ATGGTCACTCTGAGCAGGCTCGAAGAGATACGCGACTTGCGAACGGTATGGCCCCACGAGGCACTCGATTTCACCCCGTGGCTCGCGCAGGACGAGAACATGGCCCTCCTCTCTGACGCCATCGAGATTGACATGACGGTTGACGAGATAGAGTCCTGCGTCGGCGATTTCAACGTCGATATCTTCGCGTCGGAGACCGGCACGGACAGAACAATCATCATCGAGAACCAGCTGGAAGACACCGATCACGACCACCTCGGAAAGCTGATCACCTACGCGTCTGGTAAATCGGCGGATGTGATCGTGTGGCTCGTTAAACGCGCGCGAGAGGAGCATCGCGCCGCGGTCGAATGGCTCAACAACCACACCGATGAGAACATCGGTTTCTTCCTGTGCGAAATCAAGCTGTTTCGCATCGGTTCCTCCGATCCGGCCGTGAAATTCGAGGTTGTCGAACGACCCAACGATTGGACCAAGGAAGTCAAGAAGGCGACGTCACCGGATGAGGGCCAGCAGCTACGCTACGACTACTGGGCCGCATTCCAGGACTACGCCTTTCAGGACACACGCTTTTCGCGCAGCTTCCACCGTGGCAAGCCCTCGAAGGAGTATTGGATGAGTTTCGGCATCGACTCGTCTCAGTGCCATATCGAAGCATCACAGGTCCACAAGCGAAGCGAGCTGAGTGTCGAGCTGTATATCAACCAGGACAAGGACCTATTCCGCTCGCTCTACGCCATGAGGGAGACGATTGAAGCCGAGGCCGGCCTGAGCTTTGATTGGCGGGAGCTCCCGAACCGCAAAGCGAGCCGCATCGTCGTCCATAAGAACGTATCATTCGACGACAGGGCCCAGTGGACCGAGCACTTTAACTGGATGATCGACACCATGCTCGCGATCAAGACAACCTTCAAGAAGTACCTGTAA
- a CDS encoding calpain family cysteine protease, whose protein sequence is MTWFSSMIPGAPGNADSIASLAQTLHESAAQAENIEQAVSRIPSSIATWRGHAHLDYLESQQRARSRMIHFNEGMACAANDVESYSWSVRAMHNYVENTLRPAAQELDDAFTRTPAAQRLDAYFSLLAEARTLQGEYRERYNRLKQEAEDLALSLQQALSIEPVAKKSKFAGGFFDPSRTERLSERDIDRINAELKALREGGFDLRAIAQGSIGDCYYLASLMAVMNSPEGQALLADGIRPHYSQDGTIDGYIVTVYDKPGFFSSGSSTEVLVRDTYANGARSSGSAGVISLYEKAFSQLHPGGVNRSTFFESGIAAGYPREALPRVTGQGTSTVDGDGLFGFGSGYDASEQQTIIEAANSGQPTIANTENSDAFENRTAPVDVTLPNGQETRIDIYRGHSYVVTHADSSGLTLVNPHGTNTVSETGTATPNGEFTISWEDFGEYYGNVTLGAVK, encoded by the coding sequence ATGACTTGGTTTTCATCCATGATCCCTGGGGCCCCCGGTAACGCAGATTCCATCGCATCGCTCGCTCAGACCCTGCACGAGAGCGCCGCGCAAGCGGAGAACATAGAACAGGCGGTGTCACGTATTCCCTCGTCCATCGCGACGTGGAGGGGCCACGCTCACCTCGATTACCTGGAATCACAGCAGCGAGCGCGCAGCCGCATGATCCATTTCAACGAGGGCATGGCCTGTGCGGCCAACGACGTCGAGTCCTACTCGTGGAGCGTGCGCGCCATGCATAACTACGTGGAGAACACCCTGCGTCCCGCCGCGCAAGAGCTCGACGACGCATTCACGCGCACTCCCGCCGCACAGCGCCTCGACGCGTACTTTTCCCTCCTTGCCGAAGCACGCACCCTCCAAGGCGAATACAGGGAGCGCTACAACAGGCTCAAGCAAGAGGCCGAGGACCTCGCCCTCAGCCTGCAACAGGCTCTGTCGATCGAACCCGTCGCGAAAAAGTCGAAGTTCGCGGGTGGATTCTTTGACCCCTCCCGCACAGAGCGCCTCAGCGAGCGCGACATTGACAGGATCAACGCCGAACTCAAGGCCCTGCGCGAGGGCGGCTTCGACCTGCGCGCAATCGCTCAGGGAAGCATCGGTGACTGCTACTACCTGGCATCGCTGATGGCCGTCATGAACTCCCCCGAGGGGCAGGCCCTCCTCGCTGATGGTATTCGTCCGCACTACAGCCAAGACGGAACGATCGACGGCTACATCGTCACGGTCTATGACAAGCCCGGCTTCTTCTCCTCCGGTTCCTCCACGGAAGTCCTGGTGCGAGACACCTACGCCAACGGAGCGCGTTCCAGCGGGTCTGCGGGCGTCATCTCCCTGTACGAAAAGGCGTTTTCCCAGCTCCACCCGGGCGGAGTCAACAGGTCAACCTTCTTTGAAAGCGGGATAGCGGCCGGTTACCCCCGTGAGGCTCTTCCACGCGTCACTGGCCAAGGAACATCCACGGTTGACGGGGACGGCCTCTTCGGCTTTGGAAGCGGCTACGACGCCAGCGAACAACAGACGATCATCGAGGCCGCCAACAGCGGGCAGCCCACCATCGCCAACACGGAGAACAGCGACGCGTTCGAGAACCGAACCGCCCCCGTGGATGTGACGCTGCCCAACGGGCAGGAGACGCGCATCGACATCTACCGAGGACACTCCTACGTGGTCACACACGCCGATTCGTCGGGCCTCACGCTCGTCAATCCGCACGGTACCAACACGGTCTCGGAGACGGGCACCGCCACCCCCAACGGGGAATTCACCATCTCCTGGGAGGATTTCGGAGAGTACTACGGAAACGTCACCCTCGGTGCCGTCAAATAA
- a CDS encoding GntR family transcriptional regulator: protein MSHSPKASPSEPYVPDITLDRSSPIPLYFQICEPIAELINSGALPADTRLEDELSMAARLHVSRPTARQALQRLVDRGLLTRRRGVGTIVSPRQVHRPMELTSLMKDLVEAGHQVHTTIQRYEARPATETEADILKVAEDTLVVHIERTRFANSEPIAVLTNLIPADIAPTMQELESNSLYDMMRERGVALASARQVIGARTATAKEAKLLSEHRGAALLTTQRTTYDPSGRVVEYGDHIYRASRYSFEANLFAQ from the coding sequence ATGTCCCACTCCCCCAAGGCTTCCCCCAGCGAGCCCTACGTCCCGGACATCACCCTGGATCGCTCCTCCCCCATCCCCTTATACTTCCAGATCTGCGAGCCAATCGCCGAGCTGATCAACTCGGGCGCACTGCCCGCAGACACGCGCCTTGAGGATGAGCTGTCAATGGCCGCCCGCCTACACGTCTCACGCCCCACCGCCCGCCAGGCTTTGCAGCGCCTCGTCGATCGCGGCCTCCTCACGCGACGCCGCGGCGTCGGCACCATCGTCTCCCCGCGCCAGGTGCACCGCCCCATGGAGCTCACCTCCCTCATGAAGGACCTCGTCGAGGCCGGACACCAGGTCCACACGACGATCCAGCGCTACGAGGCACGCCCCGCCACCGAGACCGAGGCCGACATCCTCAAGGTCGCCGAGGACACGCTCGTCGTCCACATCGAACGGACGCGTTTTGCAAACAGCGAGCCGATCGCCGTCCTTACGAATCTCATTCCCGCGGACATCGCGCCGACCATGCAGGAGCTCGAATCCAACTCCCTCTACGACATGATGCGAGAGCGCGGAGTCGCCCTGGCCTCGGCGCGCCAGGTCATCGGGGCGCGCACCGCCACCGCCAAGGAGGCCAAGCTCCTGTCCGAGCACCGGGGAGCCGCCCTGCTGACGACGCAGCGCACGACATACGACCCCTCCGGGCGCGTCGTCGAGTACGGCGACCACATCTACCGCGCGTCGCGCTACTCCTTCGAGGCCAATCTTTTCGCACAGTGA
- a CDS encoding transposase, whose amino-acid sequence MGTRRRFTPEYRRDVACLVLDTGSTIASVARDLGLGESVVGRWVTLERERRRGVGW is encoded by the coding sequence ATGGGAACTCGTCGTCGTTTTACGCCGGAGTATCGTCGTGATGTCGCGTGTCTGGTGTTGGATACGGGGTCTACGATCGCGTCTGTGGCTCGGGATTTAGGGCTGGGTGAATCGGTGGTGGGCCGGTGGGTCACACTCGAGCGCGAGCGACGGCGCGGGGTCGGGTGGTGA
- a CDS encoding glycosyltransferase family 4 protein: protein MTDRAHHPVKIAIFMEFFLPYLGGIERYQDRLSEQLRLLGYDVFIVTSLHDESLPRFEDKDGLRIYRLPTKGLFKQRYPFFKRDARFKETMAAVEAENADFYIVNTRFHLTSLLGARLAHRLGRPVALIEHGTAHMSVGNPVLDFFGGIYEHGLTHFVKKHVTSYYGVSRNCNKWLRHFGIEAAGVWYNAVTPEDTAVADDRYERQWPRGREDCEIVISYAGRLIAEKGIVALLDAFARLRAELPGVPLRLAVAGSGPIEDELHERYGSDPAVSFLGKLDFPAVMSLYRRSDVFVYPSMYPEGLPTSILEAALGDCAIIATPRGGTEEVITSPALGWIVDGRTSAELTDALVPALREAVTDPVRRASCAAAVGARVREHFTWASVARDVSSIIDEAVAR from the coding sequence ATGACTGACCGCGCTCACCATCCCGTCAAGATCGCGATCTTCATGGAGTTCTTCCTGCCCTACCTGGGCGGCATCGAACGCTACCAGGACCGCCTGAGCGAGCAGCTGAGGCTTCTCGGCTACGACGTCTTCATCGTCACGTCCCTGCACGACGAGTCCCTGCCTCGTTTCGAGGACAAGGACGGGCTGCGCATCTATCGCCTGCCGACCAAGGGCCTGTTCAAGCAGCGTTACCCCTTTTTCAAGCGCGATGCCCGCTTCAAGGAGACGATGGCCGCCGTCGAGGCTGAAAATGCGGACTTCTACATCGTCAACACGCGCTTCCACCTGACCAGCCTGCTCGGCGCGCGCCTGGCGCATCGCCTGGGCCGCCCAGTCGCCCTCATCGAGCATGGTACCGCGCACATGAGCGTCGGAAACCCGGTCCTGGATTTCTTCGGCGGCATCTACGAGCATGGCCTCACCCACTTCGTCAAGAAGCACGTGACGTCCTACTACGGGGTGTCACGCAACTGCAACAAGTGGCTGCGTCACTTCGGGATCGAGGCCGCGGGCGTGTGGTATAACGCGGTGACCCCCGAAGATACCGCGGTGGCCGACGACCGCTACGAACGTCAGTGGCCGCGCGGGCGTGAGGACTGCGAGATCGTCATCTCTTACGCGGGCCGCCTCATCGCCGAGAAGGGCATCGTCGCCCTGCTGGACGCTTTCGCGCGCCTGCGCGCCGAGCTCCCGGGTGTCCCCCTGCGCCTGGCGGTGGCCGGCTCGGGCCCGATCGAGGACGAACTGCACGAGCGCTACGGCTCCGACCCCGCCGTGTCTTTCCTGGGGAAGCTGGATTTCCCGGCCGTCATGAGCCTGTACCGCCGCTCCGACGTGTTCGTCTACCCGTCGATGTACCCGGAGGGGCTGCCCACCTCGATCCTCGAGGCGGCCCTGGGCGACTGCGCGATCATCGCGACGCCTCGCGGCGGCACGGAGGAGGTCATCACGTCCCCCGCCCTCGGCTGGATCGTGGACGGCCGCACGTCCGCCGAGCTCACGGACGCGCTCGTCCCCGCCCTGCGCGAGGCCGTGACCGATCCGGTGCGTCGAGCCTCCTGCGCCGCCGCCGTGGGGGCGCGCGTGCGCGAGCATTTCACGTGGGCGTCGGTGGCCCGCGATGTCTCCTCCATCATCGACGAGGCCGTGGCCCGCTAG
- a CDS encoding lipopolysaccharide biosynthesis protein codes for MSEKDTTASSLPETSDTGGAVETTEEALESRGQLGRDYLWNTAASLMSSLAVVIMGVAIMRSGATDSFARAQYGLFTLALAIGQQYQTVGLYEVRTFHVTDVRRRFDFGTYLSTRLLTCLVMVCLILIHSWNSSTKDPYPAFTVIAAMALLRIFDAFEDVYYSEFQRSGRLDIAGKACFARIFTTTFLWSGLYWVTQDLLLATLVTFAVTCVVLVVAYGIPARGLFSLLPSFNLRGIGGILWECLPLFIAAFLNQYLANAPRFAIHASLGDEELGVFAIIYMPAVAINMLSLFVFRPLLTRMALRWAEGKRGEFFAIVRRGLLTTALAFVLVALVTYFIGAPLLTLVFGTDVSDYVPELMVLVLGGALNAAGVILYYALATMRRLRAVLVAFLIAGGTAYLAAAPLVRSFAMMGASLAYAATMALLAALFVAFMLIPVRNAPTETESVND; via the coding sequence GTGAGCGAGAAGGACACCACGGCCTCGTCCCTGCCCGAGACCTCGGACACGGGAGGGGCCGTCGAGACCACCGAGGAGGCCCTCGAGTCGCGCGGCCAGCTCGGGCGCGACTACCTGTGGAACACGGCCGCCTCCCTCATGTCGAGCCTCGCCGTGGTCATCATGGGCGTGGCGATCATGCGTTCGGGCGCGACGGATTCCTTCGCGCGCGCCCAGTACGGCCTGTTCACCCTGGCCCTGGCGATCGGCCAGCAGTACCAGACGGTGGGCCTGTACGAGGTGCGCACCTTCCACGTGACCGACGTGCGGCGACGCTTCGACTTCGGCACCTACCTGTCCACGAGGCTGTTGACCTGCCTGGTCATGGTGTGCCTGATCCTGATCCACTCGTGGAACTCCTCGACGAAGGACCCCTACCCCGCGTTCACGGTCATCGCGGCGATGGCGCTGCTGCGCATTTTCGACGCCTTCGAGGACGTGTACTACTCGGAGTTTCAGCGCTCCGGGCGCCTCGACATCGCCGGCAAGGCCTGTTTCGCCCGCATTTTCACGACGACGTTCCTGTGGTCGGGCCTGTACTGGGTCACCCAGGATCTGCTCCTCGCCACACTCGTCACCTTCGCGGTCACCTGCGTCGTGCTCGTCGTCGCCTACGGGATTCCCGCGCGTGGCCTGTTCTCACTGCTGCCCTCGTTCAATCTACGAGGCATCGGCGGGATCCTGTGGGAATGCCTGCCCCTGTTCATCGCCGCGTTCCTCAACCAGTACCTGGCCAACGCTCCGCGCTTCGCGATCCACGCGAGCCTCGGGGACGAGGAGCTGGGTGTCTTCGCGATCATCTACATGCCTGCGGTCGCCATCAACATGCTGTCCCTGTTCGTCTTCCGTCCACTCCTCACCCGCATGGCGCTGCGCTGGGCCGAGGGCAAACGCGGGGAGTTTTTCGCGATCGTTCGCCGCGGCCTCCTGACGACCGCGCTCGCCTTCGTCCTCGTCGCGCTCGTCACCTACTTCATCGGCGCTCCGCTCCTGACCCTCGTGTTCGGCACGGACGTGTCCGACTATGTGCCTGAGCTGATGGTGCTCGTCCTCGGTGGCGCCCTCAACGCGGCCGGCGTCATCCTCTACTACGCGCTGGCGACCATGCGCCGCCTGCGCGCGGTCCTCGTCGCGTTCCTGATCGCGGGAGGGACCGCCTACCTGGCGGCGGCGCCGCTGGTGCGCTCCTTCGCTATGATGGGCGCATCCCTGGCCTACGCGGCCACCATGGCCCTCCTCGCGGCGCTCTTCGTCGCATTCATGCTCATCCCCGTGCGCAACGCGCCCACCGAAACGGAGTCCGTCAATGACTGA